One Polaribacter sp. SA4-12 genomic window carries:
- a CDS encoding glycoside hydrolase family 117 protein, with amino-acid sequence MFKNKVLVLLFISFIFSLTSCKKEEEKKQSVFPQFLPKEKPNMKLSKAVNRLYDNYTAVKPQENELFSQFKYTEIKGFDYNNHDGTITRRDPSKIIFNAGKYYVWYTYRNTSTPPQGAEKSNDTIPSADWDLSEIWYATSKNGFTWEEQGVAIKRPEKPFVGWRSVSTADILVWKGKYYLYYQGFKQASGKRGDDCPVAVSFADSPNGPWTPYNKEVIPNGEKGSWDQFSIHDPYPLVYKGKIYLYYKSDFGKTTDWIRMQGLATANNPLGPFTKHPLNPVMSSGHETTLFPFKQGIAALAYKDGNEHNTIQFSEDGVNFEIASITELMPIAGAPYIADAFTDTKDGRGITWGLSHFIGMGGRGKWHSKLVRFDCDLSLDINDSQMKKSTVYHSPEVYMKQGLNKTQLKRIEEENKKLNLDK; translated from the coding sequence ATGTTTAAAAATAAGGTTTTAGTATTACTATTTATTTCGTTCATTTTTAGCCTCACTTCTTGTAAAAAGGAGGAAGAAAAAAAGCAATCTGTGTTTCCTCAATTCTTACCAAAGGAGAAACCAAATATGAAATTAAGTAAGGCTGTAAATAGATTGTATGACAACTATACAGCTGTAAAACCTCAAGAAAACGAATTATTTTCTCAATTTAAGTATACAGAAATAAAAGGTTTTGATTATAACAATCATGATGGAACCATAACACGTAGAGATCCTTCAAAAATAATATTTAATGCAGGAAAATATTACGTTTGGTATACCTATAGAAACACATCAACACCTCCTCAAGGAGCAGAAAAAAGTAACGATACAATTCCTTCAGCAGATTGGGATTTATCAGAAATTTGGTATGCAACAAGTAAAAATGGTTTTACTTGGGAAGAACAAGGAGTAGCTATAAAAAGACCAGAAAAGCCTTTTGTTGGTTGGCGTTCTGTTTCTACTGCAGATATTTTGGTTTGGAAAGGTAAGTATTACCTTTATTATCAGGGTTTTAAACAAGCAAGTGGTAAACGTGGAGATGATTGCCCAGTTGCAGTTTCATTTGCAGATTCTCCAAATGGACCTTGGACTCCTTACAACAAAGAAGTAATACCCAATGGAGAGAAAGGTTCTTGGGATCAATTCTCAATTCACGACCCTTATCCTTTAGTCTATAAAGGAAAAATCTATTTGTATTATAAATCAGATTTTGGAAAAACAACAGATTGGATAAGAATGCAAGGTCTTGCGACTGCAAATAATCCTTTAGGACCATTTACAAAACATCCTCTAAATCCTGTTATGTCATCAGGTCACGAAACCACATTATTTCCTTTTAAACAAGGGATTGCTGCTTTGGCTTATAAGGATGGAAATGAACATAATACAATTCAGTTTTCAGAAGATGGTGTCAATTTTGAAATTGCTTCCATCACAGAATTAATGCCAATTGCTGGCGCACCTTATATAGCTGATGCTTTTACCGATACTAAAGATGGAAGAGGAATAACTTGGGGATTATCTCATTTTATTGGAATGGGAGGAAGAGGAAAATGGCATTCTAAATTAGTTCGTTTCGATTGTGATTTGAGTTTAGATATTAATGATTCTCAAATGAAAAAATCTACAGTATATCATAGTCCAGAAGTGTATATGAAACAAGGATTAAATAAAACTCAATTAAAAAGGATTGAAGAAGAAAACAAAAAACTAAATCTCGATAAATAA